The Sorangiineae bacterium MSr11367 genome window below encodes:
- a CDS encoding tetratricopeptide repeat protein, with amino-acid sequence MTKRGIVCLALAILPACGGGGGASKPVATAATPKAAPPQSSAVTKMVQGTLAAKEANGRERAIQLFREAVSLDPNLWEAHYDLGVVLALTGDLAGAEDALRKAQRLSPDTLEVVMALAEVAARRGENKEGAEILGDYLRRHPQAADVQARYVAALRDSGQVDKAMAQSRELLAKRPGDASALAELALCHLAKGERDMASLLAQQARTANPKSAIAERITGLVLLAAGDDARAFGAFAKAAQLDPQDTTARLNMGSVLLRAGAYPKAEEQYRAILAVSPEDGDAKIGLAAALRGQGSRERAEKWNDARTVLEGLLAREPHNVAALFNLAVLHVEFLKRPADARPLLTRFLADAPGDHPARADAERYLATLKETPK; translated from the coding sequence ATGACCAAGCGCGGCATCGTTTGTTTGGCACTCGCCATCCTGCCCGCCTGCGGGGGCGGCGGCGGCGCCTCCAAGCCCGTCGCGACCGCCGCCACGCCGAAAGCCGCTCCGCCGCAGTCGTCGGCGGTGACCAAAATGGTGCAGGGTACCTTGGCCGCCAAAGAGGCCAATGGCCGCGAGCGCGCGATTCAGCTCTTTCGCGAGGCCGTTTCGCTCGACCCGAACCTGTGGGAGGCGCACTACGATCTGGGCGTGGTGCTCGCGCTCACCGGCGATCTCGCGGGTGCCGAGGACGCGCTTCGCAAGGCGCAGCGGCTTTCGCCGGACACCCTCGAGGTGGTGATGGCCCTGGCCGAGGTCGCGGCGCGGCGCGGGGAGAACAAGGAAGGCGCCGAGATCCTCGGGGACTACCTGCGGCGCCATCCGCAGGCGGCCGACGTGCAGGCGCGGTACGTCGCGGCGCTGCGCGATTCGGGGCAGGTGGACAAAGCCATGGCCCAATCGCGGGAGCTTCTCGCCAAGCGCCCCGGCGATGCTTCCGCGCTGGCCGAGCTCGCGCTCTGCCACCTGGCCAAGGGCGAGCGCGACATGGCATCGTTGCTTGCGCAACAAGCGCGGACGGCCAACCCGAAGAGCGCCATCGCGGAGCGCATCACCGGGCTCGTTCTTCTGGCGGCGGGCGACGACGCGCGCGCGTTCGGCGCCTTCGCGAAGGCCGCGCAGCTCGATCCGCAGGACACCACGGCGCGCCTCAACATGGGCAGCGTTCTGCTCCGCGCGGGCGCGTACCCAAAGGCCGAAGAGCAGTACCGCGCGATCCTCGCGGTCTCGCCCGAGGACGGCGACGCGAAAATCGGGCTTGCCGCCGCACTGCGCGGCCAGGGCAGCCGCGAGCGTGCGGAGAAATGGAACGACGCGCGCACCGTGCTGGAGGGCCTGCTCGCGCGCGAGCCGCACAACGTGGCGGCCCTGTTCAACCTCGCGGTGCTGCATGTCGAGTTTTTGAAACGGCCGGCCGACGCGCGCCCGCTTCTCACGCGGTTCCTCGCCGATGCACCGGGCGATCACCCGGCGCGGGCCGACGCCGAACGCTACCTCGCGACCTTGAAGGAGACGCCGAAATGA
- a CDS encoding tetratricopeptide repeat protein has protein sequence MPEAMRAQLHAQMEARIDRNLAQIKSLREEAVRLLTTFVKESPRESPEMPEALLRLGELTWETERDTFIGRFKTWETRPPDQRGPVPQPNYQVARDLFGRVLRDYPRYSDYDLALYVDGFLATEQGKSDEAVARFERILKEWPRSRFTPDAHMAKAESIFYGKYDYPAALVEYEQVLRFKDSDLYGLALFKSAWCYWRMGNSDEAARRFVSVFEVTDKRGKAATTAQRKQLDELQGEALKYLVEVFTEDERNTAADVHGFLTKIGGERFAGKVVRALAETFFDQAHYERSIEAYELLLKLEPTSRETGGWVLRIASCYSILEDYPKLRATYERALAGYPSESAAIEKQLREHAVNLHGKAQRDKTSRAEFEGAAALYEVYLSRYATAPAAYQIHFYLGDIYFYHLDKNTNAATHYMFAARKIPDAEAAREPLKTMRHDAIYNALAALERVRYAKKSGGAAQETEADKKFAEALDLYAQLYPNDPALPELFFRQGKLYYDDGNFNPAVKIWGALLERFPRSPSAHDAGELILDSFNRSKDYENIETWARRLKAAPAFQDAQTQKKLDALIVQAVFKQGEQKVAVGDHAGAAKAYLRAAREFPRDPRAAQACVNAELAAQKAGDFATLKEAAVLVTGRDYKDKPGSPLGAWTAATTFQSMGLYSEAAEFDEVIANSNTREYPHYQRFDHAKDAAHNAVVLRAALGENDKAVANGNRFLNQYPTAAGSEEIVFLTAQAHQNAGRHREAAGLYQRYLAKSKNKDRRVQGYVLLALAQIQANERGSLPSGDESGAEKSLKEAVTLGKRYRGELGPDGRYAAARARYLEGERILSRFDKIQIQGDTKQLSARLKEKAELLKQASTVFLDTVSLGVAEWTTAALYQIGHAYEAFAKALREAPVPPRLTGADKEAYSQKIEEFVVPMEERSIDSYENGWKKALELGIYNRWTAKMREALGRLNGELYPPLRETGLDVRTASPSPLPPLFEAPRRGDK, from the coding sequence GTGCCGGAGGCGATGCGGGCGCAGTTGCATGCGCAAATGGAGGCACGCATCGATCGCAACTTGGCGCAGATCAAATCGCTGCGCGAGGAGGCGGTGCGCCTTTTGACGACCTTCGTCAAAGAATCGCCGCGCGAGTCGCCCGAAATGCCCGAGGCGCTGTTGCGCCTGGGCGAGCTCACCTGGGAAACGGAACGTGACACCTTCATCGGACGGTTCAAAACCTGGGAAACCCGCCCGCCGGACCAACGCGGCCCCGTCCCGCAGCCGAATTATCAAGTTGCGCGCGACCTCTTCGGACGCGTGCTGCGCGACTACCCTCGTTATTCGGATTACGACCTCGCCCTGTACGTCGACGGCTTCCTCGCCACCGAACAGGGCAAATCCGACGAAGCCGTCGCACGCTTCGAGCGCATTCTCAAAGAATGGCCCCGATCCCGATTCACGCCCGACGCCCACATGGCCAAGGCCGAATCCATCTTCTACGGCAAATACGATTATCCGGCGGCGCTCGTCGAATACGAACAGGTCCTCCGCTTCAAGGACAGTGATCTCTACGGCCTCGCCCTCTTCAAGAGCGCGTGGTGCTACTGGCGCATGGGCAACAGCGACGAGGCGGCACGCCGGTTCGTCAGTGTCTTCGAGGTCACCGACAAACGCGGAAAGGCTGCCACCACCGCGCAGCGCAAACAGCTCGACGAGCTGCAAGGCGAGGCGCTCAAGTACCTCGTCGAGGTCTTCACCGAGGACGAGCGCAATACCGCCGCCGACGTGCACGGATTCCTCACGAAAATCGGCGGTGAACGCTTCGCCGGAAAAGTCGTGCGCGCTCTGGCCGAGACCTTCTTCGATCAGGCCCATTACGAACGGAGCATCGAAGCCTACGAGCTCCTTCTCAAGCTCGAACCCACGAGCCGCGAGACCGGCGGCTGGGTCCTACGCATTGCCAGCTGTTACAGCATCCTCGAGGATTACCCCAAGCTCCGCGCCACCTACGAGCGCGCCCTCGCCGGCTATCCGTCCGAATCGGCGGCCATCGAAAAGCAACTTCGCGAGCACGCCGTCAACCTTCACGGCAAAGCACAACGGGACAAAACGAGCCGCGCCGAATTCGAAGGTGCGGCGGCCCTTTACGAGGTTTACCTCTCCCGATACGCGACCGCCCCGGCCGCATACCAGATTCACTTTTACCTGGGCGACATCTATTTTTATCACCTCGACAAGAACACCAACGCGGCCACGCACTACATGTTCGCCGCGCGCAAGATCCCGGACGCGGAGGCCGCCCGTGAGCCGCTGAAGACGATGCGCCACGATGCCATTTACAATGCGCTCGCGGCCCTCGAGCGGGTTCGATACGCGAAGAAATCCGGCGGCGCAGCCCAAGAAACCGAGGCCGACAAGAAGTTCGCCGAGGCGCTCGACCTCTATGCGCAGCTCTATCCCAACGATCCGGCGTTGCCCGAGCTCTTCTTCCGGCAAGGGAAGCTGTATTACGACGATGGCAACTTCAACCCCGCAGTGAAGATATGGGGTGCGCTGCTGGAGCGCTTTCCGCGCAGCCCTTCGGCGCACGATGCGGGGGAACTCATTTTGGATTCCTTCAATCGATCGAAGGATTACGAAAACATCGAAACATGGGCGCGCCGGCTCAAAGCGGCGCCCGCGTTTCAGGATGCGCAGACGCAGAAGAAGCTCGATGCCCTCATCGTGCAGGCCGTGTTCAAACAGGGCGAGCAGAAGGTCGCGGTCGGGGACCACGCCGGCGCCGCCAAGGCGTACCTGCGTGCTGCGCGGGAATTTCCGCGAGATCCGCGCGCTGCGCAAGCGTGCGTCAATGCGGAGTTGGCCGCGCAGAAGGCGGGCGACTTCGCCACCTTGAAGGAAGCGGCGGTGCTGGTCACCGGGCGTGACTACAAGGACAAGCCCGGGTCGCCGCTGGGCGCATGGACGGCGGCAACCACGTTTCAATCGATGGGGCTCTATTCGGAGGCGGCGGAGTTCGACGAGGTGATTGCCAATTCCAACACGCGCGAATATCCACATTACCAACGCTTCGACCACGCCAAAGATGCCGCGCACAATGCCGTCGTGCTCCGCGCTGCGCTCGGTGAGAACGACAAAGCCGTCGCCAACGGGAATCGCTTTTTGAATCAGTACCCTACGGCGGCCGGTTCGGAAGAAATCGTGTTTCTCACGGCGCAGGCCCATCAAAATGCGGGGCGCCACCGCGAGGCGGCGGGGCTCTACCAGCGGTATTTGGCGAAGTCGAAGAACAAGGACCGGCGCGTTCAGGGGTACGTGCTGCTCGCGCTCGCGCAGATACAAGCCAATGAGCGCGGTAGCCTCCCCTCGGGGGACGAAAGCGGCGCGGAGAAGTCGCTGAAGGAAGCGGTCACCCTCGGAAAACGTTACCGCGGGGAGCTCGGGCCCGATGGACGCTATGCGGCGGCGCGTGCGCGGTACCTCGAGGGGGAACGCATTTTGAGCCGCTTCGACAAGATTCAGATTCAGGGTGATACGAAGCAGCTGTCCGCGCGCTTGAAGGAAAAAGCGGAGCTTCTAAAGCAAGCCTCGACGGTCTTTCTCGATACGGTGTCCCTCGGCGTCGCGGAGTGGACGACGGCGGCCCTTTACCAAATTGGCCACGCGTACGAAGCCTTTGCCAAGGCCCTGCGCGAAGCACCGGTGCCTCCACGTCTCACGGGGGCCGACAAAGAAGCGTACAGCCAAAAGATCGAAGAGTTCGTCGTGCCGATGGAGGAGCGAAGCATCGACAGCTACGAAAACGGCTGGAAGAAGGCGCTCGAATTGGGCATCTACAATCGGTGGACGGCGAAGATGCGCGAGGCCCTCGGGCGTCTGAATGGCGAATTGTATCCACCGCTCCGTGAAACGGGTTTGGACGTGCGCACCGCTTCGCCGTCGCCCCTTCCGCCGCTGTTCGAGGCTCCTCGGCGGGGTGACAAATGA
- a CDS encoding outer membrane beta-barrel domain-containing protein: MRAGTGSAVSLLSMLVVTSAVVSIGGEARAQSQCVDDELKAELVGGRHYRGVQDRLFTKAFRHEFSGMAGYYAADLYSSNWVAGGAYTFHFSEDLALEASVAFTRFRTDVTDSYERRYPQVQVQDRSDKPGRLYFGHLLWSFAYGKVRWAGGGITRFDFNAALGAGITDDTTSRGITGSFGFGTKWYFGKWFAIRLDVRDHILREVLVGEEHLVNDIIVTVGPSIFFPFGG; this comes from the coding sequence ATGCGCGCGGGGACCGGAAGTGCGGTGAGCCTCCTGTCCATGCTCGTCGTGACGAGCGCCGTGGTGAGTATCGGCGGGGAAGCCCGCGCCCAGTCTCAATGCGTCGACGACGAGCTGAAAGCGGAGCTCGTCGGTGGCCGGCACTACCGCGGGGTGCAGGACCGGCTCTTCACGAAGGCCTTCCGGCACGAGTTTTCCGGCATGGCAGGATATTACGCAGCCGACCTGTACTCCTCGAACTGGGTCGCCGGCGGGGCGTACACCTTTCACTTCTCGGAAGACCTGGCCCTCGAGGCGAGCGTCGCCTTCACACGCTTCCGCACGGACGTGACGGACAGCTACGAGCGCCGCTACCCGCAGGTCCAGGTGCAGGACCGCAGCGACAAGCCGGGACGGCTCTACTTCGGGCACCTCCTATGGTCCTTCGCCTACGGCAAGGTGCGATGGGCCGGGGGCGGCATCACCCGGTTCGACTTCAACGCCGCACTCGGCGCAGGCATCACCGACGATACGACGTCACGGGGCATCACAGGGAGCTTCGGATTCGGCACGAAGTGGTACTTTGGAAAGTGGTTTGCCATCCGCCTCGACGTTCGCGATCACATTTTGAGGGAGGTGCTCGTGGGTGAGGAGCATCTGGTCAATGACATCATCGTCACCGTGGGCCCGAGCATTTTCTTTCCGTTCGGGGGATAG
- a CDS encoding threonylcarbamoyl-AMP synthase: MLLEISPDHPEPRKIRRAVEALEAGEVIAYPTDTVYGLGCDLMNKRAVEKLYSIKQMDATHKLAFVCPDLSEIARYAVVENQAYRILRHYLPGPYCFILDATREVPKLIQSKRKTVGIRVPNHEVIRAITRELGRPVISTTAQREGEDPHIDAREIRDTFHGLALVIDSGAGGMVPSTVIDLTKLPPEILREGAGSIEDFV; this comes from the coding sequence ATGTTGCTCGAGATCAGCCCCGACCATCCAGAGCCGCGCAAGATCCGGCGCGCCGTCGAAGCGCTGGAGGCCGGCGAGGTCATCGCCTACCCCACCGACACGGTGTACGGCCTCGGGTGCGACTTAATGAACAAGCGCGCGGTGGAGAAGCTTTATTCCATCAAGCAAATGGACGCGACGCACAAGCTCGCCTTCGTCTGTCCCGACTTGAGTGAGATTGCGCGCTACGCCGTCGTGGAAAATCAGGCGTATCGCATCCTTCGGCACTATTTGCCGGGGCCGTACTGTTTCATTTTGGACGCGACCCGCGAGGTGCCCAAGCTGATTCAATCGAAGCGGAAGACGGTGGGCATTCGCGTGCCGAACCACGAGGTCATTCGCGCGATCACCCGCGAGCTGGGACGCCCGGTCATCTCCACCACCGCGCAGCGCGAGGGGGAAGATCCGCACATCGACGCGCGGGAGATCCGCGATACCTTTCACGGCCTGGCCTTGGTGATCGACTCGGGCGCGGGCGGGATGGTGCCCAGCACGGTCATCGACTTGACCAAGCTGCCACCGGAGATTTTGCGCGAGGGCGCCGGCTCGATCGAGGACTTCGTCTGA
- a CDS encoding prepilin peptidase, translated as MTLNEIPLWFSRASVISFGLLWGSFLNVVIHRVPRELSVVRPGSRCPECEKPIAAYDNVPVLSYLVLRGRARCCGAKISPRYPLVEALAGALSLAIFELVVRTLPADTSLLHASAVYLVDLTLCLGLLAAAFIDAEYMYLPDAVTLGGTALALVSAPLHGLPYLSSGIGAVAGFLLAWLPFTVIYKLVRGRSGMGLGDAKLLALAGAWFGAPTTLFVLFAGAIQASVWAGIVYLVRGKIEEPEAVRQDREELMRAADEGDEEAKKLLDEDPLGKEPEGIGQSPIAFGPFLILGILEYLFLGDILLAWISPEY; from the coding sequence ATGACGTTGAACGAAATCCCTCTGTGGTTCTCCCGGGCGTCGGTCATTTCATTCGGCCTGCTCTGGGGCAGCTTTCTCAACGTCGTCATCCACCGCGTTCCGCGCGAGCTCAGCGTGGTGCGTCCGGGCTCGCGTTGCCCCGAGTGCGAAAAGCCCATCGCCGCCTACGACAACGTGCCGGTGCTGTCGTATCTCGTCCTACGTGGTCGCGCGCGCTGCTGCGGGGCGAAGATCAGCCCGCGCTATCCGCTCGTGGAAGCCCTCGCCGGGGCGCTTTCGCTCGCCATTTTCGAGCTGGTGGTGCGCACCCTTCCCGCGGACACCTCGCTTTTGCACGCGAGCGCCGTGTACCTGGTGGACCTCACGCTCTGCCTGGGGCTCCTGGCGGCGGCCTTCATCGATGCGGAATACATGTATCTCCCCGATGCCGTCACCTTGGGGGGCACCGCGCTCGCGCTCGTCAGCGCGCCGCTTCACGGCCTGCCGTACCTCTCCTCGGGCATCGGCGCCGTCGCCGGCTTTCTCCTGGCGTGGCTGCCCTTCACGGTGATCTACAAGCTGGTGCGCGGTCGCTCCGGCATGGGGCTCGGTGACGCCAAGCTGCTCGCACTGGCCGGCGCATGGTTCGGCGCGCCGACGACGCTTTTCGTGCTGTTCGCCGGCGCCATCCAGGCCTCGGTTTGGGCGGGCATCGTCTACCTGGTGCGCGGCAAAATCGAGGAGCCCGAGGCGGTGCGGCAAGATCGCGAAGAGCTCATGCGCGCCGCCGACGAGGGCGATGAGGAGGCAAAAAAGCTCCTCGACGAAGACCCCCTCGGCAAAGAGCCCGAGGGGATCGGCCAATCGCCGATCGCCTTCGGGCCCTTTTTGATCCTGGGGATCCTCGAGTATCTGTTCCTCGGGGATATCCTCTTGGCTTGGATATCCCCGGAGTACTGA
- a CDS encoding citrate synthase codes for MSEKVELKVSDTVKFEAPIVVGSENEKAIDIANLRAKTGLVTIDPAFMNTASTKSAITYLDGEQGILRYRGIPIEQLAEKSTFVETSYLLIYGHLPDKAELTRFSTLLTRHSLIHEDMKHFFDGFPSTAHPMAVLSSMVCSLSSYYPDALDVDNKDLIDITIARLLAKVRTIAAFAYKKSIGQPFVYPRNSLRYCANFLNMMFSVPAEPYEIDPEIEKVLNILLILHADHEQNCSTSTVRLVGSSKANLFASISAGICALWGPLHGGANQEVIQMLDAIQRDGGDVSKYVAMAKDKTSNFRLMGFGHRVYKNFDPRAKIIKACADQVLAKKGHDPLLDIAKGLEEAALKDSYFVERKLYPNVDFYSGIIYRALGFPTNMFTVLFALGRLPGWIAHWKEMMDDPQTKIGRPRQVYTGPTLQNYVPLDQRSAK; via the coding sequence GTGTCCGAGAAGGTCGAACTCAAGGTTAGCGACACAGTGAAGTTCGAAGCCCCCATCGTGGTGGGGAGCGAAAACGAGAAGGCGATCGACATCGCCAATCTGCGAGCCAAAACGGGACTGGTCACGATCGATCCCGCGTTCATGAACACGGCCTCGACCAAGAGTGCCATCACGTACCTCGACGGCGAACAGGGAATATTACGCTACCGCGGCATACCTATCGAACAGCTCGCTGAGAAGTCCACCTTCGTGGAAACCAGCTATTTGCTGATCTACGGGCACCTTCCCGACAAGGCTGAGCTGACCCGCTTTTCTACGTTGCTCACCCGCCACTCGCTCATCCACGAGGACATGAAGCACTTCTTCGACGGCTTCCCGTCGACGGCGCACCCGATGGCGGTGCTCTCCTCGATGGTGTGCTCGCTGTCGAGCTACTACCCGGACGCGTTGGACGTCGACAACAAAGACCTCATCGACATCACCATCGCGCGCCTTCTGGCCAAGGTCCGCACGATTGCGGCGTTTGCCTACAAGAAGTCCATCGGCCAGCCGTTCGTCTACCCGCGAAACTCGCTCCGGTACTGCGCGAACTTCCTCAACATGATGTTCAGCGTCCCGGCCGAGCCTTACGAGATCGATCCGGAGATCGAGAAGGTGCTGAACATCCTTCTCATCCTGCACGCCGACCACGAGCAAAACTGTTCGACATCGACCGTGCGCCTCGTGGGCAGCTCCAAGGCGAACCTCTTTGCCTCGATTTCCGCGGGTATTTGCGCCCTCTGGGGTCCGCTCCACGGCGGCGCGAACCAGGAAGTCATCCAGATGCTGGATGCCATCCAGCGCGACGGCGGCGACGTCAGCAAGTACGTGGCGATGGCCAAGGACAAGACGTCCAACTTCCGCCTCATGGGCTTCGGCCACCGCGTGTACAAGAACTTCGACCCGCGGGCGAAGATCATCAAGGCCTGCGCCGACCAGGTCCTGGCCAAGAAAGGCCACGATCCGCTGCTCGACATCGCCAAGGGCCTCGAGGAAGCGGCGCTCAAGGACAGCTACTTCGTCGAGCGCAAGCTGTACCCGAACGTCGACTTCTACTCGGGCATCATCTACCGCGCCCTCGGCTTCCCGACGAACATGTTCACCGTCCTCTTCGCCTTGGGCCGCCTCCCCGGCTGGATTGCCCACTGGAAGGAGATGATGGACGATCCGCAGACCAAGATCGGCCGTCCGCGCCAGGTCTACACGGGACCGACGCTGCAGAACTACGTCCCGCTCGATCAACGCTCGGCCAAGTAG
- a CDS encoding sigma-70 family RNA polymerase sigma factor — translation MKAVQPPEASVLAPSFRSLFEAEFGFVCRSLRRLGVREADLQDVAQELFVTVHQRHAEYDPSRPLRTWLFSFSLRFAANYRRLARVRGHVSDDVLERRGASKNPNAEARDLVLRGLEALDFDRRTVIVMCDLEGFAAPEVAEQLGIPVNTVYSRLRLAREDFRRAVAALDTPQPAPVAQKAGGAR, via the coding sequence ATGAAGGCGGTGCAACCCCCGGAGGCTTCGGTACTCGCTCCCTCGTTTCGGAGCCTGTTCGAGGCGGAGTTCGGCTTCGTATGCCGATCGCTCCGGAGGCTCGGCGTTCGCGAAGCCGATCTGCAGGACGTCGCGCAGGAGCTGTTCGTGACCGTCCATCAACGGCACGCCGAGTACGATCCCTCGCGGCCCCTGCGCACGTGGCTCTTCTCGTTCTCGCTGCGCTTCGCGGCCAACTACCGCCGCCTCGCCCGGGTGCGCGGCCACGTCTCCGACGACGTTCTCGAACGGCGCGGCGCCTCGAAGAACCCCAACGCCGAGGCGCGCGACTTGGTTCTACGCGGGCTCGAGGCGCTCGACTTCGACCGGCGCACGGTCATCGTCATGTGCGATCTCGAAGGCTTCGCCGCCCCCGAGGTCGCCGAGCAACTCGGCATCCCCGTGAACACCGTGTACTCGCGCCTTCGCCTGGCACGCGAGGACTTCCGCCGCGCCGTCGCGGCGCTCGACACGCCGCAGCCTGCCCCGGTCGCGCAGAAAGCAGGAGGTGCGCGATGA
- a CDS encoding 3'-5' exonuclease, whose protein sequence is MRTVADGCGCFPTGRHYAGIAHLLRAVVRGLAEEFAGDVDWSEIPVACVDVETTGRDASVDRVVEVGVVVGRHGDVIARYNWLINPGIPIPEEARNVHHISDDDVKDSPRFHEIAHEIAASLAGCIPAAYNAAFDRAFLVNEFGRAGQQPAADAKPCPALRRDVDWIDPLVWAREIHKEEKSKALGEVAQRLGVALENAHRANDDAEAALRVLYRLAADPRVPKAYGAVMQEQRRLALLQSDERRFWKN, encoded by the coding sequence ATGAGGACAGTCGCCGACGGGTGCGGCTGCTTTCCCACCGGACGACACTACGCGGGCATCGCGCACCTACTTCGCGCGGTCGTGCGCGGCCTCGCGGAGGAATTCGCGGGCGACGTCGATTGGTCCGAGATCCCCGTGGCCTGCGTCGACGTGGAAACGACGGGGCGCGACGCCTCGGTGGATCGCGTGGTGGAGGTGGGCGTGGTCGTCGGCCGGCATGGCGACGTGATCGCCCGCTACAATTGGCTGATCAACCCGGGCATCCCCATCCCGGAAGAAGCGCGGAACGTTCACCACATCAGCGACGACGACGTGAAGGACTCGCCGCGCTTTCACGAGATTGCGCACGAGATCGCCGCGTCGCTCGCCGGCTGCATTCCCGCGGCGTACAACGCAGCCTTCGACCGCGCCTTCCTCGTCAACGAGTTCGGGCGCGCCGGGCAGCAGCCGGCGGCCGACGCGAAGCCGTGCCCCGCCCTCCGGCGCGACGTCGACTGGATCGATCCGCTGGTCTGGGCGCGCGAGATTCATAAAGAGGAGAAGTCGAAGGCCCTCGGCGAGGTTGCGCAGCGCCTCGGCGTGGCCTTGGAAAATGCGCACCGTGCGAACGACGACGCGGAGGCCGCGCTTCGCGTTCTCTACCGGCTCGCCGCCGATCCGCGCGTGCCGAAAGCGTACGGCGCGGTGATGCAGGAGCAGCGGCGCCTCGCCTTGCTGCAGTCCGACGAACGGCGCTTCTGGAAGAACTAG
- a CDS encoding DsbA family protein yields MTFAHFKAGLLLVAALGSVMRTSACHGQQSAGGGGEAAKDPQTPANVDLPGVDTSVLTPREKTEWSTYVNEFLSPCADTPVPIAQCVKEKRACTKCAPAAKFLVKGVRDGQSRDQIEKAYKNRFDATAIKNVPLEGSPSRGPESAPVTIIEFADFECPFCAMFAPILDKTVEENSSKVRFVYKFLPLSGHPHGEIAARAGFAAFKQGKFWEMDKKMFANREHLEQSDLDSYAKELGLDMAKFKADSNSAAATERITADKKLADQLQVKGTPTIYINGREFDARTAESGLKEWIALELSIAGVEPSKATAAPAPSASAAGLDASRDAKK; encoded by the coding sequence ATGACTTTCGCACATTTTAAGGCAGGCCTTCTTCTCGTGGCGGCGCTCGGTTCGGTGATGCGGACGTCCGCATGCCATGGGCAGCAGTCGGCGGGTGGTGGTGGCGAAGCGGCCAAGGATCCGCAGACCCCCGCGAACGTCGACCTGCCGGGCGTCGACACGAGCGTCCTCACCCCGCGCGAGAAGACGGAGTGGTCCACGTACGTGAACGAGTTTCTCTCGCCGTGCGCCGACACGCCCGTTCCCATCGCGCAATGCGTGAAGGAGAAGCGCGCCTGCACCAAGTGCGCACCGGCCGCGAAGTTTCTGGTCAAAGGTGTCCGCGATGGGCAATCGCGCGATCAGATCGAGAAAGCGTACAAGAACCGCTTCGATGCGACGGCCATCAAGAACGTGCCGCTCGAAGGCTCGCCGTCGCGCGGGCCGGAGTCGGCGCCGGTGACCATCATCGAGTTCGCGGACTTCGAGTGCCCGTTCTGCGCGATGTTCGCCCCCATCCTCGACAAGACGGTGGAGGAGAACTCGAGCAAGGTTCGCTTCGTGTACAAGTTCCTCCCGCTCTCCGGGCACCCCCACGGCGAAATCGCCGCGCGCGCGGGCTTTGCCGCGTTCAAGCAGGGCAAGTTCTGGGAGATGGACAAGAAGATGTTCGCCAACCGCGAGCACCTCGAGCAGAGCGACTTGGATAGCTACGCCAAGGAGCTCGGGCTCGACATGGCCAAGTTCAAGGCCGACTCGAACTCCGCCGCCGCCACCGAGCGCATCACCGCCGACAAGAAGCTGGCCGACCAGCTCCAGGTGAAGGGCACGCCGACGATCTACATCAACGGGCGCGAGTTCGATGCGCGCACCGCCGAATCGGGCCTGAAGGAGTGGATCGCGCTGGAGCTCTCCATCGCCGGCGTCGAGCCCAGCAAGGCTACCGCCGCCCCGGCGCCGTCCGCATCCGCAGCAGGACTCGACGCTTCGCGAGACGCCAAGAAATGA